From a single Brassica oleracea var. oleracea cultivar TO1000 chromosome C5, BOL, whole genome shotgun sequence genomic region:
- the LOC106294868 gene encoding transcription factor TCP24-like, translated as MEVDDDIDAQQQTSRKLQRISSDNDKNGMRDWNNPSSRIIRVSRASGGKDRHSKVLTSKGLRDRRIRLSVATAIQFYDLQDRLGFDQPSKAVEWLINAAADSISELPPINTSFDQALSLSKSACSSGTSESSLLSLSRTESRGKARERARERTATDKDKDLQNAQSSFTQLLTGGFDEPNRNWIGGSSSDCFTPVQLIPSPSSSSSLHHYNNSNHRQETSLNHHQNHFSFVPDYNFGISSSDSPGAAAVNGGCYTSRGTLQSNSHSLFLNNNNVNQRATPPPLDHHNHQLPATFDGRLYLYYGEGNRSSDDKGKDGR; from the coding sequence ATGGAGGTCGACGACGACATTGATGCACAACAACAAACAAGCAGAAAGCTACAGAGAATCTCCTCAGACAACGACAAAAACGGGATGAGAGACTGGAACAATCCATCTTCAAGAATCATTAGGGTTTCTCGAGCATCCGGTGGCAAAGACCGACACAGCAAAGTCTTGACCTCAAAAGGGCTTAGAGACCGGAGGATACGTCTCTCCGTCGCAACAGCAATCCAGTTCTACGATCTCCAAGACCGTCTTGGCTTCGACCAGCCCAGCAAAGCCGTTGAATGGCTAATCAACGCGGCTGCCGACTCCATCTCCGAGTTGCCTCCGATCAACACAAGTTTCGACCAGGCGCTCTCGCTGTCTAAATCGGCTTGTAGCAGTGGCACATCTGAGAGCTCGCTGTTGTCTTTGTCGAGGACAGAGAGTCGTGGTAAAGCGAGAGAGAGAGCTAGAGAGAGAACAGCGACGGACAAAGACAAAGACTTGCAAAATGCTCAAAGCTCTTTCACTCAGCTTCTCACCGGCGGTTTTGACGAACCGAACCGGAATTGGATCGGTGGTTCTTCTTCTGATTGTTTCACCCCGGTTCAGCTCATACCGAGCCCATCCTCCTCCTCCTCTCTACACCACTACAACAACAGTAATCATCGACAAGAGACATCATTGAACCATCATCAGAATCATTTCTCGTTTGTTCCGGATTACAACTTTGGAATCTCTTCTTCTGATTCTCCCGGAGCAGCCGCCGTTAATGGAGGTTGCTACACTAGTAGGGGGACCCTTCAGTCCAATTCACACTCTCTCTTTCTCAACAACAACAACGTTAATCAAAGAGCTACACCTCCTCCTCTTGACCACCATAATCACCAGCTTCCAGCAACTTTTGACGGCCGGTTATATCTCTATTACGGCGAAGGAAACCGGAGCTCCGACGATAAAGGAAAGGATGGGAGATAG